GTCGCCAAGTACGTGCCGCTGCTGTCGTCCGTATCGCGCCTTGAGGTGGATGCGATGGCAACCCCGGATGGATACCGCGTCCTCGCCCGGGCGGACCTCGCCGACGCACCGGCTCCCACTCAATGATCGTCCTCGACAACGTCGTGAAGCGCTACGGCGAGACGACCGCCCTCGACGGCGTGTCTCTGCGGGTCGAGCCGGGCTCCCTCTACGCTCTGCTGGGTCCCAACGGAGCCGGCAAGACGACGGTTCTGCGCATCCTCGCCGGGCTCTCGATACCGACGTCCGGCACCGCGAGCGTCCTTGGGCACGACGTGGTCTCGGACGCCACGGCGGTCAAGTCGCAGATCGGCTACGTGCCCGACGAGCCTGCGTTCTACCCGAGGCTGACCGGACGTGAACACCTGAGACTGGTCGCCGATCTGCGTCGCCTCGCTGCACACGGTACGATGGAGCGAACCCTCGAGCTCTTCGACCTTGCCGCCGTCGCTGACCGCACGGTGGATTCCTACTCCCTCGGCATGCGGCGCAAGCTCGCGCTGGCGGCTGCGCTGCTTCACCGACCTCGAGCGCTGCTGCTCGACGAACCGACCGGCGGTCTCGATCCGCCGGGCATGCGGCTGGTTCGTGATCTGCTTCGCCACCTTTGCGGCGAAGGCGTTGCCATCCTGATGACGACGCACTTGCTGGACGTCGCGGAGCGCATCGCCGACCGCATCGGTGTCATCGCGCATGGCAATCTGGTCGCCGAAGGAGCCGTGTCGGAGCTCCGCGCGTCCCACGACAACCAGCCTCTCGAAGACATCTACCTGCGATTGACCGGCGCGGGGACGCCGCCTCGGTTCCCCGACCTCTGGGCGACTCGATGACGACGACGCGCACCGGTGCTGGTCGTGCCGTCGCCGGTGTGGTTTGGGCCCGCTGGCGCACGGCGCGGAACGCCCTGCAGACGCAGTCTCGTGGCGCATTGGTCGGGTATGCCGCCCTCGCGGCTGCCTTCCTCGTGTACGCATACCAGTACACGGTCGTGCTGAGTGACGCGCTTCGTCGAGCGGCGGTCGTCGAGACGGCGCTGATGCAGATGCTGGCACCCGTCTTTCTGCTGATGACCGTCTACGCCATGTCGCACGCCCTGCAATGGTCGACCGGAGCCGAAGCGCGGCTATTGCTGAGCCTTCCCGTGACGCGGGTCGGCTGCTTCGCCGCTGTGCTGTCGTCGTCGGTGATCGATCTGGCGCCCGTGGTTGCCATCGCGGCTCCGATGCTCGTGGCGCCGGTGCTCGCGGCGAAGCCCGGCCCAGGAGCCATCGTCGGATACGCGTGCGGCGTCGGGGCGTCCGTCCTGCTCGCGGCGTTGTGGGGTATCGTCGCGGCGCTCCTGTTGTCACGGCTCGCTCCGAGCCCAAGCGTCGCACCGGTAGTCCGAGCCACGTCAACGGGAGCCGCCGTCGGGCTGTTCGCGGTGCTTCTGTCTCACCGCAGCGGCTGGGATGCCGGCGGCTGGTTCGGGATGAGCAGCCCGGTCTACTCCATGCTGCCGACGACTTGGGCGTCGAGGTGGTTTGTGAGCGCGAGTTCGCTGCGCGAGCTCGCCTTTGTCGGCGTGCAGTCGGTCGTGCCGGCGGCGGCTGGAGCGTGGGTCGGCACACGGTTGCTCGGAACCTGGGAGGAGCCCGACAGCCCGCACAAGCGCGTTCGAGGATCGGCGCGGACACGGACTCGACCGCCCTGGTTCGCGCTGATGACCAAGGAGTGGACAACGCTTTGGCGCGACGCGAACTTGCTGACGGCGACCGCGGGTCCACTGGTCCTGGTCGTTGTGTCGATGCGCGCGCTGTCCGGGGATCTCGCCGATCGGGTTCGTCTGCCGCTCTCGATGTGCGCCGCGGGCATCGTCATCGGACTGACGCTCGCGGTCACCAGCGTCGGCAGAGAGGGCTTGGCGCTTAGGACGTTCTGGACGCACCTGGCTTCGACGCGCCAGCTCTTGATCGCCAAGGCTCTTGCGATCACAAGTTTGCTGGCTGCCATCAACCTGGCGCTCGTGGCAATCTGGCGGCACGGGTCGGCGAACCCGCTGGAGTTGGCGGCTGCCGTTCTCCTGGCCTGGGGGTTCGCCAGCGCCGGTGTGGGATTCGGAGCCGCCTGGCCCCGCTTCGACGCATCGAAGCCTCTGAAGGCGGCAGGGCTCCCAGCCGTTGCCAGTCTCTACGCGTACTTCTCGGTGGCGGCAACAACCACGACGATGCCGCCAGCGCTCGGGCTCGAAGCAGGATGGGCGGCCGCGGCTGCCGTCGCGATGGCGCTGGCGGGGACGGCTTGCCTCAGCCTGGGAGCGCGCGCGCTCCGAAGAGCGGACGCGCCCTAGCCGGAAGAGCTCAGACGAGCGCGGCGAGTCGCTCGACGACGGCAGACGCCAGCGCGTCGTTGCCGGCATCGGCCATGTGCACGCCGTCATCCCCGACCAGCCGTTCCACCCCGCCGATGCAGATGACCTCGTGCAGATCGAGAACCTCGACTCCCGCGTCGTGCATCGCGGATTCGGCGACGGCGTTGTACGCGACCACGTCGTCTTGGAACCGGTCGAAACCCTTGGTCGCCCGATGCCGGTCGGTGAGCACGGGCGTTGTGGTCGCCCAAACCAAGCGCGCGTCGGTTCGGCAGCGAAGCTCGGAGACGATCCGCGGCAGGTTTCCGGCGTACTCGGTGAGCGACACCTGGCGAGTCTCGGAGCCGAATGCCCGCTTGATGTCGTGCAGTCCGCAGTTGAACGCAACGACGGTGAAATCGACGCCAGGAAACGCTCCAAACCATGCCGCGAGACGCGTCAGCACGTTTCGGCTGTCGCCCCCATTCTCCGGGATGCCGGTAACGTCCGCGACGCCCTGCATCCGCGACCGGACCAGCGGTTCATAGCCCATCCGGATCGAGTCGCCGATCAGGAGCACGTGCTTCCGTTGATCACCCTTCGACAAGCTCGTTGCCCTTCTTGACGAACGACACCGCCGTGCGCGAGATATCGACCTTGACGCCCTCGGCGATGCGGACCTGCAGCACCTTGTCGTCATCGCTCGTGCCTTCGATTCGGCCATGGAGGCCGCCGGTCGTCACGATGACATCACCCTTTTTAAGGGCTTCG
This DNA window, taken from Candidatus Poribacteria bacterium, encodes the following:
- a CDS encoding ABC transporter ATP-binding protein → MIVLDNVVKRYGETTALDGVSLRVEPGSLYALLGPNGAGKTTVLRILAGLSIPTSGTASVLGHDVVSDATAVKSQIGYVPDEPAFYPRLTGREHLRLVADLRRLAAHGTMERTLELFDLAAVADRTVDSYSLGMRRKLALAAALLHRPRALLLDEPTGGLDPPGMRLVRDLLRHLCGEGVAILMTTHLLDVAERIADRIGVIAHGNLVAEGAVSELRASHDNQPLEDIYLRLTGAGTPPRFPDLWATR
- the yajC gene encoding preprotein translocase subunit YajC — its product is MDPSLWTNLLPFVLIFGLFFLLIVRPQQQREKKHKAMLEALKKGDVIVTTGGLHGRIEGTSDDDKVLQVRIAEGVKVDISRTAVSFVKKGNELVEG